GATAAAGAAGGGCTTAGAGTTGGCCTCCATTTaggatgatttttttataaggTTGAATGTTGATCtcgatttagggtttaagttgGATATGACATTTATAAGTGTTGATGAAAAAAAAGGATTGGATTTAACTTTTTACAGTTGATGAGCttgttaaattaatatcattaaatgAGATTGAACtcaatatgataatattttttatagatttactAGGATTATATCATAGTTAGCATTTGTAACAAAATCCAACTTTCttgaaacattattttatttgttttatttgaaaaaggaaaaagaagaagaaagggaactaaattatttttgtctAGAAACATCATTCAtaaatcaaaactttgttgaaaAGGGATTATACATATAACCACTAAATCGAAACTTGAATATTTGGATAAAATCTTTTACAATTTGGACActatttataacaaaaataggTTAATATTTAATGTATTGAGGTGCATAAATTAATGaagcattaataaataaaagatcttacatcattaaaaataaatttgggtgaatttaattttaaaatttttcatgatgtatggtttaattcattaatATTGCATTGAATTATACACTATCcaaaatataattgattttgGTTACAAAGTATCCTTACTGGAACATGATTTAGCTGAAGCATCAATCAGAATCTACTGTTGAGTACAATCGATATGAACACATTTTTTTCACCTTACAAAAAGTAAAGAGTTTCGACCCTACTTTTTATGCTTATTATTATATGCCTTAGTACCTTCAGTTAATAATTATGGGATTAAGGGGCTTTCTCTTTCGCCGCCTAGCCTTCCTCAAAATTCGTTCAGTCTCTTCCTTTGCTTCCTCTATCAAAATGTTCATTGCGTCATCTTAGAAAACAATACAAGTTcagaaagatgatgataaagaGAGATTAGAACCTTCGCAGCAGAGACCCATATTATCCAGTTTGCATCAGTTGAAGTgagaacaataaataaataaagggaaaaataatcTTTTGTTAGATATACTTTTTTCTCtgaaatttcagaatttgtaTCGAGAAAAAAGAAGAGCTTGGAACAACATAGCTAAAACAAATTAGCAATGCAGTTCATGTATGAACTTTATAAAAATGATAACTAATAAGCAGAAACTGAATCATGTAATCTCTCTTATTTAGTTAAGTACCTGTTTGCTTGTCATTAAGCAGGCAGGAAAACCCTGCATCAATCTCTTCATCTGATTCAATTAAGATTCTGAATGTTTCCTGAAACATGGATTGCAATTTCAATCAAAGCATAAACAACTCAATGTAGCAAATAAGCTATGGCAAACTATCAAATGGTTAAAGGAATGTTAAGTCCATGTAACCCGTTATTCAAGCAAATCGGTTGCCTTAGAATATCCTGAAAAAGGCCTTGAAGAATAGGAGCCAAGGGTTAAAGTGGaggagaaaaatgaaaacaaagaagTAAGAACCACCTGTTCAACAGATGAAACTCCTTTTCTCTTGTCGTTCTCTTTGCAGGATGCCCTTTCATTGGTAGCACATTGTTTCATCTTTACAGATTTCCAACCTCCTTTTTCTACCTCCGCAGCTACAGTGTTTTGCTCATAAATTTTTGGAGGCACAGCTTGCCTACAAGCAAGAGAATATTTTAGAGTTTTGAAGAGGCTGGAgaagtttaaattttctaaaggACAAAAAGCTTTTTTCATAAGACTGCATCAATTTGAGCACCAAAATAgtcgaaaaagaaaataatgaagaagCCGTCAATGGTGTGAATATTACGTACTTCTTAACTGCCAATGGTTTGGTTCGTGGAGTTACAGAACAGCCGGTAGACTGAATGTTCACAAATAAGAAAGTTTTACTGAGAAATTCTGTTGTCATTGCATGGCAGCTCAAGAGATATAAGGGTTATTGAATGAAAAGGATAAGCACCTTAGGTAGAATGGCAGCAGCAACTGGAGCTTTTTGGCTGAGAGTCTTGCAATCAATTGCCTGAAAGTTTCAACACAATAAGATGGAACAGTTTACAAGCTAAGAAACATGATTGGcagaaaaagtttgaaattagGGAACGGTGAAGAGCTGTTTCACCCCATTCGAGACCATGGAGCTGAATGTATGATTTTAAAGTCTAAATGTTCTATGCATACCTTTATTTCGTTGGTGAACGTGTTGCAAAGCTCATTTCGTACTTTGATTAAAGAAGCTTCCATCTGTTCTGGTAAAGCAGAAAGCACCAAGAAGATCTGTTGTAACTTATCTCGATATTTATCATTGTTTAGTTGATCCGATACCGCTTTCATGCTGCCATCAAGGCTGGCTTTGATATCTTCTTGTCCCTTGATCTGTTTACCATTTCTCAGTTGtcttataaaagtatatatttacgGATGCTCATGACAGCAACACTAGTCAATTTGCAAAGTAAAAGAGGATATAGTGATGTGTTATTAGTTGTTACCATTAGCTTTAGGGAGGTATCTTCAGCTATCGACCTCTGCCGCATCCCTTCCACTGAAATAAAATTGTAAGAAACTTCATTTTAACAATGGAAAAGcggggttttttaaaaaaaatgtcaattaTAAGTGTTAAATAGTGTTATCCCACATCTTTTAAGTATTGGGTTGTCTATGATCTTGCATTAAGATTGGGCACATGGTACTATTATGTTGTTTTTGCCTAACCCTAAGCAAGGTTGTCCTTATGTGTATAATTGCATTTTGTGTGGTCTTATATTAAAGTTGGCTCTCCACCTAAAACCAGTTGATTTTAAGTCCAATTCTTGGAcattatgtattaaaattatggAACCATGCCCTAGAATGACAGGCCTATAACATTCTTATGCAGACAAACAAGTTATTAACAGGTGTAACCATTGCGCAATAAGTTATCATCTCTCCGGATTTTGTAACCTTAAGGAACTGAATGACTCACTTTCCAGCAAGAGTTCTTTTGTTCCTTTGTTCACCTGCATTATATCACTTTGAACCGAATCCAAGATCATCCCAACTCTGTTCAATGAAGTTTCAATCACTGAAAGCCGGTGTTCAAGTTCTTCAGAAGTTTGACCTGTTCAAGTAAATAAAAGGTTCAGCATCCGTCTATAGCTGTAATATACCAAAAATGTAGTTCAAAAGCTTAATTAAGCTACTCAAAGGTACGATCATAAAACTGGTCATGTTAAAcgtaataaataactaaatagtAATCTTACATCTATGCTCTGGAGCAGAAACAGGATTCCATTTGCGTATTAAGTTGGTGGAAGATCTAGAAATCGGCACTTGACTATCTTCTCTTGTGAAGTTGGTTGGAGCCAAGCAAGAAAACTTGCTGGCAGTATTCTCTCGTTCTTGGGAACCAAATCTCTGCAAAGATGAAGTACAGAAAGCAATTTTTCTCATAAGAAAAAAGATACGGTGATTTATATACAAACTTGAATGCt
The Gossypium raimondii isolate GPD5lz chromosome 8, ASM2569854v1, whole genome shotgun sequence DNA segment above includes these coding regions:
- the LOC105791608 gene encoding putative recombination initiation defects 3; the encoded protein is MKLKINKACDLGSISVFPPHTRRSSLPPSVPQSSQLRSQPSQQSFSQGISSQHALFSQISQSSLDEIVTTDQRFGSQERENTASKFSCLAPTNFTREDSQVPISRSSTNLIRKWNPVSAPEHRCQTSEELEHRLSVIETSLNRVGMILDSVQSDIMQVNKGTKELLLEMEGMRQRSIAEDTSLKLMIKGQEDIKASLDGSMKAVSDQLNNDKYRDKLQQIFLVLSALPEQMEASLIKVRNELCNTFTNEIKAIDCKTLSQKAPVAAAILPKSTGCSVTPRTKPLAVKKQAVPPKIYEQNTVAAEVEKGGWKSVKMKQCATNERASCKENDKRKGVSSVEQETFRILIESDEEIDAGFSCLLNDKQTDDAMNILIEEAKEETERILRKARRRKRKPLNPIIIN